In Sulfuricurvum sp., the following are encoded in one genomic region:
- the recG gene encoding ATP-dependent DNA helicase RecG: MISILSTEDADKFRRLNVGSILELSLIAPSSFEDRRLSTQLTPNSSCVIDATVENIVRTPKTLKITFFAHNLESLIDGVIFNPKPYMIHQFPKNERAFFSGKAVLEQGRWTMVHPIKISAIGSLVPIYKTPLRADVMRRLIEKYISIDNLVTDGLPEPIAKELYGVHFPDFPQPLSEEQIHALKFAELYDYMRRLRLKRRYHPTLYKASGDAKSWSKTLPFTLTRDQQNAIHDIAHDLRGENAARRMIVGDVGSGKTMVILASVVLMYPYRSILMAPTTILAAQLFEEAQKYLPHLKIALITNATKKGSLEAFDFIIGTHALLYRELPEAALVMVDEQHRFGTAQRHALSRLSENNSPPHFLQFSATPIPRTQAMIDSAHIDVSLIQQTPFTKNITTRIIHKPDFSTLLEHIRSEVSQEHQVLIVYPLVEQSENINYQSIDEARGFWEGKFSNVYVTHGKDKEKEEVLREFRDKGTILLATTVVEVGISLPRLTTVIIVGAERLGLSTLHQLRGRVSRTGLQGYCYLYTNTSGKNERLEAFSTCMSGFDIAALDLKFRSSGDLLEGSIQSGKKLRWVDIGEDEEIVREVKEYLGTVRPEPVER; the protein is encoded by the coding sequence ATGATAAGTATTTTATCTACTGAAGACGCCGACAAATTCCGTCGTCTAAACGTCGGGAGCATTTTAGAACTCTCTCTTATTGCCCCATCCTCGTTTGAAGACCGCCGTTTGAGCACACAGCTCACCCCTAATTCCTCATGCGTCATCGATGCAACAGTCGAGAATATCGTTCGAACCCCTAAAACCCTCAAAATCACCTTTTTTGCCCACAATCTCGAATCTCTGATAGATGGAGTCATCTTTAATCCCAAACCCTATATGATTCACCAATTTCCGAAAAATGAGAGAGCTTTTTTTAGTGGAAAAGCAGTGCTAGAGCAGGGGAGATGGACGATGGTTCACCCCATAAAAATCAGTGCGATAGGCTCTCTCGTCCCTATCTACAAAACCCCGTTGCGTGCCGATGTTATGCGCCGTCTTATCGAAAAATATATTAGCATTGACAACCTCGTTACTGATGGACTTCCCGAACCAATAGCCAAAGAGCTTTACGGTGTCCATTTCCCCGATTTCCCACAGCCTCTGAGTGAGGAGCAAATCCACGCGCTGAAATTTGCCGAGCTCTATGATTACATGCGCCGTCTCCGCCTCAAACGCCGTTATCACCCCACCCTCTACAAAGCCTCAGGCGATGCGAAGAGTTGGAGTAAAACACTCCCCTTTACCCTCACCCGTGATCAGCAAAACGCCATTCACGATATTGCCCACGATTTACGTGGAGAGAATGCCGCCCGTCGTATGATAGTAGGTGATGTCGGTTCAGGCAAAACGATGGTGATACTCGCCTCTGTGGTTCTGATGTACCCTTATCGCTCTATCCTCATGGCACCGACGACAATACTTGCCGCACAGCTTTTTGAAGAGGCGCAAAAGTACCTCCCCCATCTAAAAATTGCCCTTATCACCAATGCGACCAAAAAAGGGTCATTAGAGGCGTTTGATTTTATTATCGGAACCCACGCCCTTCTCTACCGTGAACTCCCCGAAGCGGCTTTAGTGATGGTGGATGAACAACACCGCTTCGGCACTGCCCAGCGTCATGCACTCAGTCGTCTTAGTGAAAACAACTCTCCACCGCACTTTCTCCAATTCTCAGCCACCCCCATCCCCCGCACACAGGCGATGATAGACTCCGCCCACATCGACGTGAGTTTGATACAGCAAACCCCGTTTACGAAAAACATCACTACCCGTATTATCCATAAACCCGATTTTTCCACTTTATTAGAGCATATCCGTTCCGAAGTCTCACAAGAGCACCAAGTGTTGATCGTCTATCCTTTGGTGGAGCAAAGCGAAAATATCAATTACCAAAGCATCGACGAAGCGCGCGGATTTTGGGAGGGCAAATTTAGTAACGTCTACGTTACCCACGGTAAAGATAAAGAGAAAGAAGAGGTGTTGAGGGAGTTTCGAGACAAAGGGACGATATTACTCGCAACCACCGTTGTCGAAGTGGGGATTTCACTTCCGCGCCTCACCACCGTGATTATCGTCGGAGCTGAGCGTTTGGGGCTCTCCACCCTCCATCAGCTACGCGGTCGGGTGAGCCGTACAGGTTTACAGGGGTACTGCTATCTCTATACCAACACGAGCGGAAAAAATGAACGCTTAGAAGCCTTTAGCACCTGTATGAGTGGTTTTGACATTGCGGCACTGGATCTCAAATTCCGCTCCAGCGGTGATTTGTTAGAGGGGAGTATCCAAAGCGGGAAAAAATTACGGTGGGTTGATATCGGTGAAGATGAGGAGATAGTGAGGGAAGTTAAAGAGTATTTAGGTACCGTTCGCCCTGAGCCAGTCGAACGGTAA
- a CDS encoding pitrilysin family protein yields MASTLEHIDIKGVKIPFIFEQDKRLPIVSMQVIFTGSGSIDEGKNIGLARLSAKMMNEGTLKRGSVGFADALDARAIQLSTNAGNETLVMELGTLRDEFDTGLSLMDELLRSPNLTKESLNKVKTRTMSDIARKEADFDTVASDELKAILFEATPMATPNIGTKESIEKIKLSDVESFLKSKMVLSNALIIMGGDITIEDAKKKATTLISSLEVGKLSAPRHYEVRKSPKESILKRPQTEQTYLYFGAPFAMNEGDSEFYKARVAMFILGSSGFGSRLMEEIRVKRGLAYSAYSRLSVAKTNTYFSGYLQTKLESGDEAKKSVIEVIDTFVKSGVTQSELDQARKFLLGSEPLRVETLSQRLGRTFSEYYQGKELGSSLQELEMIRGLSLEELNDFIKRHNEITQLSYAIVTK; encoded by the coding sequence ATGGCAAGCACATTGGAACACATCGACATAAAAGGGGTAAAAATACCTTTTATTTTTGAGCAGGATAAACGGCTGCCTATCGTCTCAATGCAGGTGATTTTTACCGGAAGCGGTAGCATCGATGAGGGTAAAAATATCGGTCTTGCACGCCTTAGTGCCAAAATGATGAACGAGGGGACACTCAAACGTGGATCAGTAGGGTTTGCCGATGCACTCGATGCGCGTGCGATTCAGTTGAGTACCAATGCCGGAAATGAAACCCTTGTGATGGAACTCGGAACACTTCGTGATGAATTTGATACGGGACTTTCACTTATGGATGAGTTACTTCGCTCTCCAAATCTTACTAAAGAGTCACTCAATAAAGTAAAAACCCGCACGATGAGTGATATAGCCCGTAAAGAGGCGGATTTCGATACCGTAGCTTCCGATGAGCTCAAAGCGATTTTATTCGAAGCAACCCCTATGGCAACCCCGAATATCGGAACCAAAGAGTCGATTGAAAAAATCAAACTTTCCGATGTAGAGTCGTTTTTAAAATCAAAAATGGTTCTCTCAAACGCCTTGATTATTATGGGAGGAGATATCACTATCGAGGATGCTAAGAAAAAAGCAACCACCCTTATCTCTTCACTGGAAGTGGGAAAACTCTCCGCACCTCGTCATTATGAGGTACGAAAATCGCCAAAAGAGTCGATTCTAAAGCGACCTCAAACCGAACAAACCTATCTCTATTTCGGCGCGCCGTTTGCGATGAATGAAGGGGATAGCGAATTTTACAAAGCCCGTGTAGCGATGTTTATTTTAGGCTCTAGCGGATTTGGTAGCCGTCTGATGGAAGAGATACGTGTCAAACGGGGACTTGCCTATTCTGCCTATTCACGTTTGAGCGTGGCTAAAACCAACACCTATTTTAGCGGCTATCTCCAAACCAAACTCGAATCAGGGGATGAAGCAAAAAAAAGCGTTATTGAAGTTATCGATACCTTTGTAAAATCGGGGGTAACACAGAGCGAACTCGATCAAGCACGTAAATTTCTCCTAGGTTCCGAACCGCTCCGTGTTGAAACCCTCTCTCAGCGATTAGGACGAACATTTAGCGAGTATTATCAGGGCAAAGAGCTAGGAAGTTCACTCCAAGAGCTAGAGATGATACGTGGATTGAGTTTGGAGGAGTTGAACGATTTTATCAAACGCCATAACGAGATTACGCAACTTAGTTATGCAATAGTAACAAAATAG
- a CDS encoding dehypoxanthine futalosine cyclase yields the protein MRLTKEQALELIRHGDLIELGRMATARKKELHPDGITTFVVDRNINYTNVCWVDCKFCAFYRHGKDDDSYVLTFEEIDQKIDELLEIGGTQILFQGGVHPKLKIEWYEDLVEHIHTKYPTITIHGFSSIELDYIAKVSHITIAECLSRLHAKGLASIPGAGAEILSDRVRDIIAPKKMDSLDWINVHREAHKLGIMSTATMMYGTVETDEEIIEHWNLIRDLQDETHGFRAFIMWSFQGQNTKLMEEHPEIEKQSSNRYLRLLAVARLFLDNFQNIQSSWVTQGPYIGQMALMYGANDLGSTMMEENVVRSAGAGFRMAKEEMIRLIRDIGETPAIRNTAYETLEKFA from the coding sequence ATGCGCCTTACCAAAGAACAAGCATTAGAGCTTATCCGACACGGTGATTTAATAGAACTTGGACGGATGGCAACAGCTCGTAAAAAGGAGCTTCACCCTGATGGTATTACGACGTTTGTCGTCGATCGAAATATCAACTATACTAATGTCTGCTGGGTCGATTGTAAATTTTGTGCGTTCTATCGCCACGGCAAAGATGACGATTCGTATGTTCTCACTTTTGAAGAGATTGACCAAAAAATCGATGAGCTTTTAGAAATCGGCGGAACACAGATTTTATTCCAAGGTGGCGTCCACCCGAAGCTCAAAATCGAATGGTATGAGGATTTAGTAGAACATATCCACACCAAATACCCCACCATCACGATTCACGGCTTCTCCTCCATCGAACTTGACTACATCGCCAAAGTCTCCCATATCACAATCGCTGAGTGCTTGAGCCGTCTTCATGCCAAAGGGCTTGCTTCGATACCGGGTGCGGGTGCTGAGATTCTGAGCGACCGTGTACGAGACATCATCGCTCCGAAAAAAATGGATTCACTCGATTGGATAAACGTCCACCGCGAAGCGCACAAGCTGGGTATCATGTCTACCGCGACTATGATGTACGGTACTGTCGAGACCGATGAGGAGATTATCGAACATTGGAACCTCATTCGCGACCTCCAAGACGAGACACACGGATTTCGCGCCTTTATCATGTGGTCGTTCCAAGGACAAAATACCAAACTCATGGAAGAGCATCCTGAGATAGAGAAACAATCCTCTAACCGCTATTTGAGACTCCTCGCCGTTGCGCGACTCTTTTTGGATAATTTTCAAAATATCCAAAGCTCATGGGTAACCCAAGGACCTTATATCGGTCAAATGGCACTCATGTACGGTGCAAATGATTTGGGTTCTACAATGATGGAAGAGAATGTTGTCCGAAGTGCAGGTGCAGGGTTTCGAATGGCAAAAGAGGAGATGATTCGTCTCATCCGTGACATCGGCGAAACACCCGCTATACGCAATACCGCGTATGAAACTCTTGAGAAATTTGCATGA
- the nusB gene encoding transcription antitermination factor NusB, translated as MATRHQARMAVVSLLYAYDLGNQSIADFSDEIMEEKKIRNKQRDFAMDLFRGVVEHLIKIDEAIVKHLKDWDFDRLGSIERATLRLGAYEIMFGELDSAVIINEAIEVTKAFGSEQSPKFINGVLDAISKEK; from the coding sequence ATGGCAACACGTCACCAAGCCCGTATGGCGGTAGTAAGTTTATTGTACGCATATGATTTGGGAAACCAAAGTATCGCCGATTTTAGCGATGAAATTATGGAAGAGAAAAAAATTCGTAACAAACAGCGTGATTTTGCGATGGATCTTTTTCGCGGTGTAGTAGAGCATCTCATAAAAATCGATGAAGCGATTGTGAAACATCTCAAAGATTGGGATTTCGACCGTTTAGGCTCTATCGAGCGTGCGACACTCCGTTTGGGTGCATATGAAATTATGTTCGGTGAACTCGATTCTGCCGTAATCATCAACGAAGCGATTGAAGTGACCAAAGCGTTTGGAAGCGAACAATCACCGAAGTTTATCAACGGTGTCCTCGACGCGATATCCAAAGAGAAGTAA
- the ribH gene encoding 6,7-dimethyl-8-ribityllumazine synthase: MKLIEGQLRVRTDKRVAIVSTRWNHFIVDRLVEGAKDAYARHGGNADELTHVLAPGAFELPMVIDQLLGSGKFDAVCALGAVIRGSTPHFDYVSAEATKGIATMSLKHKKPVSFGLLTTDTIEQAIERAGTKAGNKGFEAMTVVIEMLDLYEEIG; this comes from the coding sequence ATGAAGTTAATAGAAGGACAGCTCCGTGTTCGCACGGATAAAAGAGTAGCAATCGTCAGTACACGTTGGAACCATTTTATTGTTGATCGTCTGGTTGAAGGGGCGAAAGATGCCTATGCACGTCATGGTGGTAACGCGGATGAATTGACTCATGTTTTGGCACCGGGTGCGTTTGAACTTCCGATGGTAATCGATCAGCTTCTCGGCAGTGGAAAATTTGATGCTGTTTGTGCATTAGGTGCAGTTATCCGTGGTTCAACGCCTCATTTTGATTACGTCTCTGCCGAAGCGACCAAAGGGATCGCTACCATGAGTTTAAAACATAAAAAACCGGTTTCATTCGGTCTTTTGACGACCGATACCATCGAGCAAGCGATTGAGCGTGCTGGAACCAAAGCAGGGAACAAAGGGTTTGAAGCGATGACCGTTGTTATTGAAATGCTTGACCTTTATGAGGAAATCGGATGA
- the kdsA gene encoding 3-deoxy-8-phosphooctulonate synthase, translating into MILLAGPCVIESEESIFKIAKSLERYQNDPRFDFYFKSSFDKANRTSLDSYRGPGLEEGLRILQKVKDDFGYKIVTDVHESYQVPIAAEVIDMIQIPAFLCRQTDLLVAAAKTDKIVNIKKGQFMTPADMRFSVGKVLKTRGCDEVTYEASQKHGVLLCERGSSFGYGNLVVDMRSLVIMREYAPVIFDATHSVQMPGNGTGKTGGDSSMVPHLARAAAAVGVDGFFFETHFDPICALSDGPNMLKLEQLEELSEKLLQLDAIK; encoded by the coding sequence ATGATCCTACTTGCCGGACCGTGTGTCATCGAGAGCGAAGAGTCGATTTTTAAAATTGCTAAAAGCTTAGAACGTTACCAAAATGACCCACGATTTGATTTTTATTTTAAATCGAGCTTTGATAAAGCTAACCGTACCTCACTCGATAGCTATCGCGGGCCTGGTCTAGAAGAGGGTCTTCGCATTTTGCAAAAAGTGAAAGACGATTTCGGCTATAAAATCGTTACCGATGTCCACGAGAGCTATCAAGTTCCCATCGCGGCAGAGGTAATCGATATGATTCAAATCCCCGCTTTTTTATGCCGTCAAACCGATTTACTCGTAGCGGCTGCTAAAACCGATAAAATCGTCAACATCAAAAAAGGGCAATTTATGACCCCGGCCGATATGCGCTTTTCGGTAGGAAAGGTACTCAAAACACGCGGATGCGATGAGGTCACATACGAAGCGTCACAAAAACACGGCGTGTTACTCTGTGAGCGTGGCTCCTCATTCGGATACGGAAATCTTGTCGTTGATATGCGCTCACTCGTCATTATGCGCGAATATGCTCCTGTTATTTTCGATGCGACTCACTCGGTGCAGATGCCGGGTAATGGTACAGGTAAAACGGGAGGGGATAGCTCGATGGTTCCTCACCTCGCACGCGCCGCCGCCGCTGTTGGAGTGGATGGATTTTTCTTTGAAACCCACTTTGATCCGATTTGTGCTTTGAGTGACGGACCAAATATGCTAAAATTAGAACAACTGGAAGAACTTAGCGAAAAATTATTGCAGTTGGATGCGATCAAATAA
- a CDS encoding aminoacetone oxidase family FAD-binding enzyme produces the protein MKHYDVIILGAGASGLMCAAQLRQNSSLSVALIEGNTRPALKLKASGGGKCNLTNVEVDESHYLGDETLIKSALSNFTQRELLDYFRSGGLRPVIRKERYYFCPKSSDEIISILMGKADGCDLLLGHKILSLEGQNPFILTTDKGRFQASRVVVATGGASYKELGSSDIGLRIAQSYGIQTVPFSPALVGLTLQPKEFWMKELSGISCRARIHVAGKTLDEDLLFAHKGISGLVVLSASLYWHRGEIVIDFVPDFDVSRLKNEKKAISTAIPLPKRFMKAFLDAIGLEDKGCNRLNPQEFEKLLTIRNYAMAPSGTFGLSKAEACRGGVACGEINPSTMECTKIDGLYFIGETVDVTGELGGYNFQWAFSSAVVCAKAIGSMSFKRK, from the coding sequence ATGAAACACTACGATGTCATTATCCTAGGAGCGGGGGCAAGCGGGCTGATGTGTGCGGCGCAGTTGCGTCAAAACAGCTCTCTTAGCGTTGCACTTATCGAGGGGAACACTCGCCCCGCATTAAAGCTCAAAGCCAGTGGTGGAGGAAAATGCAACCTTACCAACGTAGAGGTCGATGAGAGTCACTATCTCGGGGATGAAACGCTCATCAAATCAGCCCTTTCAAATTTTACTCAACGTGAGCTTCTGGATTATTTTCGCTCCGGCGGATTGCGTCCGGTAATCCGAAAAGAGCGGTACTATTTTTGTCCCAAAAGCTCCGATGAAATCATCTCCATTTTGATGGGAAAAGCAGACGGATGCGATTTGCTTTTGGGTCATAAAATCCTCTCCCTAGAGGGGCAAAACCCTTTTATACTCACCACCGATAAAGGGAGATTCCAAGCCTCTCGTGTCGTAGTAGCCACAGGGGGAGCAAGTTACAAAGAGTTAGGCTCGAGCGACATCGGGTTGAGAATCGCTCAAAGTTATGGGATACAAACGGTTCCGTTTTCTCCCGCCTTGGTGGGACTCACACTGCAACCCAAAGAGTTCTGGATGAAAGAGCTCAGCGGAATCAGTTGCAGAGCACGTATCCATGTGGCTGGGAAAACGCTCGATGAAGATTTGCTGTTTGCTCACAAAGGGATTAGTGGTCTCGTCGTCCTCTCTGCATCGCTTTATTGGCATAGAGGGGAGATAGTGATTGATTTTGTCCCCGATTTTGATGTGAGTAGACTTAAAAATGAAAAAAAAGCTATCTCAACGGCAATCCCTCTGCCCAAGCGGTTCATGAAAGCGTTTTTGGATGCGATAGGGTTGGAGGATAAAGGGTGCAACCGATTAAACCCGCAAGAGTTTGAAAAATTGCTCACGATTCGTAACTACGCGATGGCACCTTCGGGGACGTTTGGTCTCTCTAAAGCCGAAGCGTGTCGTGGCGGGGTAGCGTGTGGCGAGATTAACCCCTCTACGATGGAGTGCACCAAAATCGATGGGCTCTATTTTATCGGCGAGACGGTGGACGTGACGGGGGAGCTTGGGGGATACAACTTTCAGTGGGCGTTTAGTTCGGCGGTTGTGTGTGCTAAGGCGATAGGCTCAATGTCCTTTAAACGAAAATGA
- the rimO gene encoding 30S ribosomal protein S12 methylthiotransferase RimO has translation MSKKLHIVSLGCTKNLVDTEVMLGRLKDFEMTDESGEADVIIVNTCGFIDAAKQESLNTIFNLDAGRKSESVLVMAGCLSERYKEELSRELKEVDIFTGVGDYDKIDELLAAKQSRFTPEVYLIDGAERVVTGSSYHAYVKLSEGCNQVCSFCAIPSFKGKLHSRDLESIAREVESLVTKGFYDFSFVSQDSSSYLRDQNISDGLIHLIKRVELIEGVKSARILYLYPSTTTLKLIKTIGDSSVFHNYFDMPIQHINDDMLRIMKRGFGKAKTLELLNAMKALPNAFIRTSFIVGHPQESDAMFEEMAEFAESFGFDRLNVFGYSDEEGTSAHEMEDKIPSKIINARAKKLGKIATKIEVESLAQLVGTEISLVIDGESDEHEFLLSARTLNWAPDVDGEIYVNDREIEEELTFGKIYRARITELSGTRPLATITGNA, from the coding sequence ATGTCCAAAAAACTCCACATCGTCTCTTTAGGCTGTACTAAAAATCTCGTTGATACCGAAGTGATGCTCGGACGACTCAAAGATTTCGAAATGACTGATGAGAGCGGTGAAGCCGATGTTATCATTGTCAATACCTGCGGGTTTATCGATGCGGCGAAACAAGAGTCGCTCAATACCATCTTTAACCTCGATGCGGGGCGCAAGAGCGAGTCGGTTCTCGTTATGGCGGGATGCCTCTCAGAGCGATACAAAGAGGAGCTTTCCCGTGAACTCAAAGAGGTCGATATTTTTACCGGTGTCGGCGATTACGATAAAATCGATGAGCTTTTGGCAGCGAAACAGAGCCGTTTTACCCCTGAAGTTTACCTCATCGACGGTGCCGAGCGGGTTGTAACAGGTTCATCCTATCACGCCTATGTCAAACTCTCAGAAGGGTGCAACCAAGTGTGCAGCTTCTGCGCCATCCCCTCGTTCAAAGGGAAACTCCACTCACGCGATTTGGAGAGTATTGCCCGTGAAGTGGAAAGTCTCGTTACCAAAGGGTTTTATGATTTTAGTTTCGTCTCCCAAGACTCCAGCTCCTATCTGCGCGATCAAAATATCTCTGATGGACTTATCCACCTCATCAAACGAGTTGAGCTAATCGAGGGGGTAAAAAGTGCCCGTATCCTCTATCTCTATCCCTCAACCACGACGTTAAAATTGATTAAAACCATCGGGGATTCGAGCGTTTTCCACAACTATTTCGATATGCCGATTCAACACATCAACGACGATATGCTCCGTATCATGAAGCGCGGATTCGGAAAAGCGAAAACGTTAGAACTCCTCAATGCGATGAAAGCGTTACCAAATGCGTTTATCCGCACCAGCTTCATCGTCGGTCATCCGCAAGAGAGCGATGCCATGTTCGAAGAGATGGCGGAGTTTGCGGAGAGTTTCGGATTTGATCGCCTCAATGTTTTTGGCTACTCCGATGAAGAGGGGACAAGTGCGCACGAGATGGAGGATAAAATCCCATCGAAAATCATCAATGCCCGTGCCAAAAAATTGGGGAAAATCGCTACGAAAATCGAAGTAGAGAGTCTCGCACAACTCGTAGGAACAGAAATTTCTCTCGTCATCGACGGTGAAAGTGACGAACATGAGTTTCTCCTCAGCGCACGTACACTGAATTGGGCACCCGATGTGGACGGTGAAATCTATGTCAATGACCGTGAAATAGAGGAAGAACTAACGTTTGGTAAAATCTACCGTGCCCGTATCACTGAGCTCTCAGGAACTCGCCCTCTGGCGACTATCACAGGTAATGCGTAA
- the tilS gene encoding tRNA lysidine(34) synthetase TilS, producing MRNLLHLERLREGRILLAFSGGVDSTTLFHLLLENKIAFDIAHVNYHTRPSSDEEALSAQNLAQRHNLHCYNHSCRLSGTNFEHHAREERYRFFEYLMGKYHYTYLLTAHQLNDRVEWMFMQLTRGAGLPEMLGIRSLDHRGEITILRPLLQHSREEIEGYLEQHNVNAFIDESNYDERYTRNRFRHRFSTPLMHEHADAIRRSFAYLEEDSDLLIDEIHFEECEGFFWGNNSDNLRSTIYAIDRVLKSIGILMSSHEKEELKKEKSAIISRQYFVIIDEAYTFIAPYHRDVIMDKGFREECRRLRIEPKLRGFLYGSPKAYAIIRRLKGSLTLPLSD from the coding sequence ATGCGTAATCTTCTCCATCTTGAACGCTTACGAGAGGGGAGAATCCTCCTCGCGTTTTCAGGAGGTGTTGATTCGACCACCCTTTTTCACCTTTTACTCGAAAACAAGATTGCTTTTGATATTGCTCACGTCAACTACCATACACGCCCCAGTAGTGACGAGGAAGCACTCAGTGCACAAAACCTCGCCCAAAGACACAATCTCCATTGCTATAACCACTCTTGCCGCTTGAGCGGAACCAATTTCGAACACCATGCCCGCGAAGAGCGTTATCGCTTTTTTGAGTATCTTATGGGTAAATACCACTATACCTACCTCCTCACTGCCCATCAACTCAATGACCGTGTGGAGTGGATGTTTATGCAACTCACACGAGGTGCAGGGCTTCCAGAGATGCTCGGTATCCGCTCACTCGATCATCGAGGAGAGATTACCATCCTCCGCCCCCTCCTCCAACACTCCCGCGAAGAGATAGAAGGGTATTTAGAGCAACACAACGTCAATGCCTTTATCGATGAGAGTAACTACGATGAGCGATACACCCGTAACCGCTTTCGCCACCGCTTTAGCACCCCTCTTATGCATGAGCATGCCGATGCAATTCGACGCAGTTTCGCCTACCTCGAAGAGGATAGTGATTTGTTGATCGATGAGATACATTTTGAAGAGTGTGAAGGATTTTTTTGGGGCAATAACAGCGATAATCTCCGCTCAACCATCTACGCTATTGATAGAGTATTAAAATCGATAGGGATTTTGATGAGTTCGCATGAAAAAGAGGAGTTGAAAAAAGAGAAATCGGCGATTATCTCTCGTCAATATTTTGTTATTATCGATGAAGCCTATACTTTTATCGCCCCTTACCATCGCGATGTCATCATGGATAAAGGGTTTCGGGAAGAGTGCCGCCGTCTCCGTATCGAGCCAAAACTTCGGGGATTCCTCTACGGTTCCCCCAAAGCGTACGCCATTATACGTCGATTAAAAGGGTCTCTAACACTTCCTCTATCCGACTGA